One part of the Marinobacter sp. M3C genome encodes these proteins:
- a CDS encoding PEP-CTERM sorting domain-containing protein has translation MKLKLIAAAVALSVSAFAVNATPVNVDGLNGEDTLQDIIQSITVGGLSSIDVNTSQAAPDEVWVNTDSGISPARFVAEIAGNSAINSFGIYDPNDITKTFTIFGGSATPGSLTTFGIDGDGSVFADIGGFSDTGIDFSSSAFGFFMSNGTNTFYSEKSKNGGEDQMVAFQGGRGDTINLPGFGGNAAWTAGGWLIAFEDQLYSTSDQDFNDLVVFVESAMPVPEPGTLALLGLGIAGLGAARRRQKS, from the coding sequence ATGAAATTGAAACTTATTGCTGCAGCAGTTGCCCTGTCAGTGAGCGCATTTGCGGTCAACGCGACACCTGTGAACGTCGATGGACTCAATGGCGAAGATACGCTGCAAGACATCATTCAAAGCATAACCGTTGGCGGGCTATCTTCCATTGACGTGAACACCAGCCAGGCAGCCCCTGATGAAGTCTGGGTCAACACAGACTCCGGCATCAGCCCCGCCCGCTTCGTCGCCGAGATCGCGGGAAACTCCGCCATTAACAGTTTCGGTATCTACGACCCTAACGACATCACCAAAACCTTTACCATTTTCGGCGGCAGCGCAACACCAGGGTCACTGACCACGTTCGGCATTGACGGCGATGGCAGCGTATTCGCTGACATTGGTGGTTTTTCCGACACCGGCATTGACTTCTCTTCCTCCGCATTTGGCTTTTTCATGAGTAACGGCACCAACACCTTTTACTCTGAAAAGAGCAAGAACGGCGGTGAAGACCAAATGGTCGCTTTCCAAGGTGGCAGGGGCGACACCATCAACCTTCCCGGCTTTGGTGGCAACGCTGCGTGGACTGCTGGCGGATGGCTGATCGCGTTTGAAGACCAGCTATACAGCACCTCCGATCAGGACTTCAATGACTTGGTTGTATTTGTAGAGTCTGCCATGCCAGTACCCGAGCCAGGCACCCTTGCCTTGCTGGGCCTTGGTATAGCCGGTCTGGGCGCTGCCCGTCGCCGTCAAAAGTCTTGA
- a CDS encoding type II toxin-antitoxin system RelE/ParE family toxin, translating into MYKLSNLAAEDFAAIYEYTLLNFGALQADIYTDDLSRTFQLLSGSPFPRSVALAGRTKKASRS; encoded by the coding sequence ATGTACAAGCTTTCAAACCTGGCGGCTGAGGACTTTGCCGCTATCTACGAGTACACATTGCTTAATTTTGGAGCTCTTCAAGCTGATATTTATACCGACGACTTGAGCAGAACGTTTCAGCTTTTATCTGGCTCGCCATTCCCTCGGTCGGTCGCCCTTGCCGGGCGCACAAAAAAAGCCAGCCGAAGCTGA
- a CDS encoding PEP-CTERM sorting domain-containing protein, which yields MGNIKSIIAAAALLGMSGVVAAGPMTWEDSHSPAEDIYMSGSFFGAKDTYSWTFDITNDGFNLGSDSVTSYGITLDLRDDSNSFFDFWEFAFFDQPGLAGDRTFEVNTGDEEIGFSLAGLISMNLDGMLNVALTATSGDFYFKGATLVADGISKDVPEPGTLALLGLGLAGLGAARRRQKS from the coding sequence ATGGGTAACATTAAAAGCATTATTGCGGCTGCAGCGCTGCTGGGGATGAGCGGCGTCGTGGCTGCCGGTCCAATGACTTGGGAAGATAGCCACTCACCCGCAGAAGATATATACATGAGCGGATCGTTTTTTGGCGCTAAAGACACTTATAGCTGGACCTTCGATATTACTAACGATGGCTTCAACTTGGGCAGCGACTCGGTCACGAGCTATGGCATCACATTGGATCTTCGTGATGACAGCAACAGTTTTTTTGATTTCTGGGAGTTCGCGTTCTTTGACCAGCCCGGACTGGCAGGCGACCGGACATTCGAGGTCAATACTGGTGACGAGGAGATTGGTTTCTCTTTGGCTGGTCTGATCAGCATGAACCTCGATGGCATGCTGAACGTCGCTCTGACTGCGACAAGTGGTGACTTCTACTTCAAAGGCGCCACACTGGTGGCCGATGGCATCTCTAAAGACGTACCAGAGCCCGGCACCCTAGCCCTACTCGGGCTAGGCCTGGCAGGCCTTGGCGCTGCCCGTCGCCGTCAAAAGTCTTGA